A single region of the Lotus japonicus ecotype B-129 chromosome 4, LjGifu_v1.2 genome encodes:
- the LOC130711073 gene encoding sucrose transport protein SUC3 isoform X1, whose protein sequence is MAEKSDSFSIRVPYKNLRNDSSSAEVELVGVDEPGHRIDLNSPRSDHLPPSKNNASLTRLVLSCTVAAGVQFGWALQLSLLTPYIQTLGIGHAFASFIWLCGPITGLVVQPCVGIWSDKCTSKFGRRRPFILAGSLMISLAVVLIGFSADIGYILGDTNEHCRTFKGTRTRAALVFILGFWMLDLANNTVQGPARALLADLSGPDQRNVANAVFCAWMAVGNILGYSSGSSGKWNKWFPFLTNRACCEACGNLKAAFLVAVVFLTLCTLVTLYFADEVPLTSVNQHQQLSDSAPLLDEQQNGNDFSNSKPLSARNESNGMVSRDHVEKDVELKHDNFNAGEDHSEILMDGPGAVLVNLLTSLRHLPPAMHSVLIVMALTWLSWFPFFLFDTDWMGREVYHGDPKGSSSEVNLFDRGVREGAFGLLLNSVVLGISSFLIEPMCKWMGARLVWAVSNFIVFVCMAATALISFISVRDYAGGIEHVIGASEEIKVASLVVFVLLGFPLAITYSVPFAVTAELTADSGGGQGLATGVLNLAIVVPQVVYFSQILLSLLSSRVASFQDDYIPWFWSMGCSVRWWQCSCLCFGLRLCSCGWCCCNSQTAKSE, encoded by the exons ATGGCAGAGAAGTCTGACTCATTCTCGATCCGCGTTCCCTACAAGAACCTCAGGAACGATTCTTCTTCCGCGGAGGTGGAGCTCGTCGGCGTTGACGAACCTGGCCATCGGATCGACCTCAATTCGCCTCGTTCCGACCACTTACCACCGTCGAAGAACAACGCTTCCCTGACGAGACTGGTTCTCAGCTGCACCGTCGCCGCTGGTGTTCAGTTCGGATGGGCCTTGCAGCTCTCTCTTCTCACACCCTATATTCAG ACTTTGGGAATAGGACATGCGTTTGCTTCATTTATTTGGCTCTGTGGCCCAATTACAGGTCTTGTG GTCCAACCCTGTGTTGGCATTTGGAGTGATAAGTGCACTTCAAAGTTTGGCAGAAGACGTCCATTCATTCTTGCAGGATCTCTTATGATCTCCTTGGCT gtggtaTTAATCGGGTTTTCTGCAGACATCGGATATATATTAGGGGATACAAATGAGCATTGCAG AACTTTCAAAGGGACCAGAACTAGGGCTGCTCTTGTATTTATTCTTGGATTTTGGATGCTGGACCTTGCCAACAACACAGTGCAG GGTCCAGCTCGAGCACTTTTGGCTGATCTGTCAG GTCCTGATCAACGCAATGTAGCAAATGCTGTATTTTGCGCATGGATGGCTGTGGGAAACATCCTAGGATATTCGTCTGGTTCTAGTGGAAAGTGGAACAA ATGGTTCCCTTTCCTGACAAATAGAGCTTGCTGTGAAGCCTGTGGCAATCTTAAGGCAGCATTTCTTGTTGCCGTG GTGTTTCTGACGTTATGCACACTTGTAACCCTATATTTTGCTGATGAAGTTCCACTTACTTCTGTGAATCAACACCAGCAGTTATCAGATTCTGCTCCTTTATTGGATGAACAACAAAACGGAAATGATTTTTCAAACTCGAAGCCTTTATCGGCTAGAAATGAATCAAATGGTATGGTAAGCAGGGATCACGTTGAGAAAGATGTAGAGCTGAAGCATGATAATTTCAACGCTGGGGAAGATCATAGTGAGATTTTAATGGATGGGCCTGGAGCTGTATTAGTTAACTTGTTGACCAGTTTAAGACATTTGCCACCTGCTATGCATTCAGTGCTGATTGTAATGGCTCTCACTTGG TTATCATGGTTTCCCTTCTTTCTGTTTGATACGGATTGGATGGGAAGGGAAGTTTATCATGGAGATCCAAAAGGGAGCTCTTCTGAAGTAAATCTCTTTGATCGAGGTGTTAGAGAAGGTGCATTTGGTTTGCTATTGAATTCT GTCGTCCTTGGCATCAGCTCTTTTTTAATTGAACCAATGTGTAAGTGGATGGGTGCGAGATTAGTATGGGCAGTGAGCAATTTTATTGTCTTTGTTTGCATGGCTGCTACTGCCCTTATTAGTTTCATTTCTGTCCGAGATTATGCCGGAGGGATAGAACATGTGATTGGAGCAAGTGAAGAAATCAAGGTTGCTTCCTTGGTTGTATTTGTTCTTCTTGGTTTTCCTCTTGCA ATTACATATAGTGTTCCCTTTGCTGTCACAGCGGAGCTGACTGCTGATTCAGGTGGTGGCCAAG GATTGGCTACTGGAGTTCTGAATCTTGCAATTGTTGTTCCACAGGTAGTTTATTTTTCTCAAATATTGCTGTCACTCCTTTCTTCAAGAGTAGCTTCTTTTCAAG ATGATTATATCCCTTGGTTCTGGTCCATGGGATGCTCTGTTCGGTGGTGGCAATGTTCCTGCCTTTGTTTTGGCCTCCGTCTGTGCTCTTGTGGGTGGTGTTGTTGCAACTCTCAAACTGCCAAATCTGAGTAG
- the LOC130711073 gene encoding sucrose transport protein SUC3 isoform X2 translates to MAEKSDSFSIRVPYKNLRNDSSSAEVELVGVDEPGHRIDLNSPRSDHLPPSKNNASLTRLVLSCTVAAGVQFGWALQLSLLTPYIQTLGIGHAFASFIWLCGPITGLVVQPCVGIWSDKCTSKFGRRRPFILAGSLMISLAVVLIGFSADIGYILGDTNEHCRTFKGTRTRAALVFILGFWMLDLANNTVQGPARALLADLSGPDQRNVANAVFCAWMAVGNILGYSSGSSGKWNKWFPFLTNRACCEACGNLKAAFLVAVVFLTLCTLVTLYFADEVPLTSVNQHQQLSDSAPLLDEQQNGNDFSNSKPLSARNESNGMVSRDHVEKDVELKHDNFNAGEDHSEILMDGPGAVLVNLLTSLRHLPPAMHSVLIVMALTWLSWFPFFLFDTDWMGREVYHGDPKGSSSEVNLFDRGVREGAFGLLLNSVVLGISSFLIEPMCKWMGARLVWAVSNFIVFVCMAATALISFISVRDYAGGIEHVIGASEEIKVASLVVFVLLGFPLAITYSVPFAVTAELTADSGGGQGLATGVLNLAIVVPQMIISLGSGPWDALFGGGNVPAFVLASVCALVGGVVATLKLPNLSSSSFKSSGFHFG, encoded by the exons ATGGCAGAGAAGTCTGACTCATTCTCGATCCGCGTTCCCTACAAGAACCTCAGGAACGATTCTTCTTCCGCGGAGGTGGAGCTCGTCGGCGTTGACGAACCTGGCCATCGGATCGACCTCAATTCGCCTCGTTCCGACCACTTACCACCGTCGAAGAACAACGCTTCCCTGACGAGACTGGTTCTCAGCTGCACCGTCGCCGCTGGTGTTCAGTTCGGATGGGCCTTGCAGCTCTCTCTTCTCACACCCTATATTCAG ACTTTGGGAATAGGACATGCGTTTGCTTCATTTATTTGGCTCTGTGGCCCAATTACAGGTCTTGTG GTCCAACCCTGTGTTGGCATTTGGAGTGATAAGTGCACTTCAAAGTTTGGCAGAAGACGTCCATTCATTCTTGCAGGATCTCTTATGATCTCCTTGGCT gtggtaTTAATCGGGTTTTCTGCAGACATCGGATATATATTAGGGGATACAAATGAGCATTGCAG AACTTTCAAAGGGACCAGAACTAGGGCTGCTCTTGTATTTATTCTTGGATTTTGGATGCTGGACCTTGCCAACAACACAGTGCAG GGTCCAGCTCGAGCACTTTTGGCTGATCTGTCAG GTCCTGATCAACGCAATGTAGCAAATGCTGTATTTTGCGCATGGATGGCTGTGGGAAACATCCTAGGATATTCGTCTGGTTCTAGTGGAAAGTGGAACAA ATGGTTCCCTTTCCTGACAAATAGAGCTTGCTGTGAAGCCTGTGGCAATCTTAAGGCAGCATTTCTTGTTGCCGTG GTGTTTCTGACGTTATGCACACTTGTAACCCTATATTTTGCTGATGAAGTTCCACTTACTTCTGTGAATCAACACCAGCAGTTATCAGATTCTGCTCCTTTATTGGATGAACAACAAAACGGAAATGATTTTTCAAACTCGAAGCCTTTATCGGCTAGAAATGAATCAAATGGTATGGTAAGCAGGGATCACGTTGAGAAAGATGTAGAGCTGAAGCATGATAATTTCAACGCTGGGGAAGATCATAGTGAGATTTTAATGGATGGGCCTGGAGCTGTATTAGTTAACTTGTTGACCAGTTTAAGACATTTGCCACCTGCTATGCATTCAGTGCTGATTGTAATGGCTCTCACTTGG TTATCATGGTTTCCCTTCTTTCTGTTTGATACGGATTGGATGGGAAGGGAAGTTTATCATGGAGATCCAAAAGGGAGCTCTTCTGAAGTAAATCTCTTTGATCGAGGTGTTAGAGAAGGTGCATTTGGTTTGCTATTGAATTCT GTCGTCCTTGGCATCAGCTCTTTTTTAATTGAACCAATGTGTAAGTGGATGGGTGCGAGATTAGTATGGGCAGTGAGCAATTTTATTGTCTTTGTTTGCATGGCTGCTACTGCCCTTATTAGTTTCATTTCTGTCCGAGATTATGCCGGAGGGATAGAACATGTGATTGGAGCAAGTGAAGAAATCAAGGTTGCTTCCTTGGTTGTATTTGTTCTTCTTGGTTTTCCTCTTGCA ATTACATATAGTGTTCCCTTTGCTGTCACAGCGGAGCTGACTGCTGATTCAGGTGGTGGCCAAG GATTGGCTACTGGAGTTCTGAATCTTGCAATTGTTGTTCCACAG ATGATTATATCCCTTGGTTCTGGTCCATGGGATGCTCTGTTCGGTGGTGGCAATGTTCCTGCCTTTGTTTTGGCCTCCGTCTGTGCTCTTGTGGGTGGTGTTGTTGCAACTCTCAAACTGCCAAATCTGAGTAGCAGTTCCTTCAAGTCCTCAGGATTTCATTTTGGCTAG